In the Candidatus Kryptobacter tengchongensis genome, TTTAAACTCCACATAGTTCTGATTTTGAAGATTAAAGATCCCATAAAATTTAAAAAAAGCGTACAAGCAACCAAACAACAATAATAACGCACCTAACACATAAAATCTCCTTTTTATAAAACTCATAAGATACCTCGCAACCAGAACCCCTTTTGCTTTCTCCATTCTAATTTTACTCCTAACCATAACATAGTTTTTCTCGTGGTCAACTTTAAGCACTTTCACAGATCCCAAAAGATCCCATAATTTTCGAATTTTCTCAAATCTTTCCCTATTTCGTTCTGATTTTTCCAACCACTTCATAAAATCCTTCAATTCTTCACCACCCACCTCATTCTTTAAAACTCTTATCATAAAATATGTACTATAACGATAGCGACCTGACAACTGTAAAATTTCCTTATTTGTTTTTCTTCATATATAAATACACAAAATCGCCCCGAAAGTACTAGTCATCACTTATTAAGATAGGACGCTAATCTCCTCCGCAAATGGTTTATGGCTTTGCTTATATGATTTTTCACCGTTTGAAGGGAAATCCCCAACAATTCAGCTATCTCCTTATGAGTTAAACTTGTATATCTTGAAAGGATAAAAACTTCTCTACATCTGTCTGGTAATTCACTAATTGCTTCAATAATAACATCTCTTAGTTCAAAGCTCTCAGCATCAGGCAGTTGGGTAAGGTTGCTTTCTTCAGCTGTTACCTTACCTTCCTCTTTTTGCCTTTTTATATAGTTTATAGCTAAATTCCTTGCTACTTTAAAAAGATAATTCTTTGGATTTTGTGATACATCAATCCTATCACGTGCTTTCCAAAAATTTACAAAGGTATCCTGTGTGAGATCCTCCGCCACACTTTTATCACCAGTATAAAAATATAAAAATCTTAACACATCATCATAAAACATAAGAAAAAACTTTCTGAACGCATTCTCATCATCATTTTTTATCTCGCGTATAAGATCCTCTAAACTTTCCATTTAAAAGATTGAAAGATACCTTTACTTTTTATGTAATTTATATAATA is a window encoding:
- a CDS encoding RNA polymerase sigma-70 factor, ECF subfamily; this encodes MESLEDLIREIKNDDENAFRKFFLMFYDDVLRFLYFYTGDKSVAEDLTQDTFVNFWKARDRIDVSQNPKNYLFKVARNLAINYIKRQKEEGKVTAEESNLTQLPDAESFELRDVIIEAISELPDRCREVFILSRYTSLTHKEIAELLGISLQTVKNHISKAINHLRRRLASYLNK